The following is a genomic window from Terriglobia bacterium.
ACTCTGCGTCAGGTTCACCTTGATCAGTCTCTTCTTGGCTGACTCAATGCCTTTGCGGATGGCCTGCGGCACTTCCTTCGCCTTGCCGGAACCGTAGCCGACCACGCCCGCACTGGGGTCGCCCACCACCACCAAGGCCGCGAATGACATGTTCTTGCCGCCCTTGACCACTTTGGTCACGCGGTTAATGGCAACCACCTGGTCTTTCAACTGGTAGCTGCCGGCATCGAGTCTTTTCTTGCTTGCTATCGCCATTTAGAACTCCAACCCTGCTTCGCGCGCCGCATCGGCCAGCGCTTTGATTCGTCCGTGATACAAGTAACCGCCGCGGTCAAAGACCACCTTCTTGATGCCCTTTTCCTTGGCGCGTTCGGCAATGGTTTTGCCGACTGCCTTTGCGCTGGCCAGGTTGCCGCCGGTGCGCTTCTCGCCCTTCTTGCGCCCCTGCACCGTGCTGGCGGCCACCATCGTCTGGCCGCTCTGGTCGTCAATCACTTGCGCGTAAATATGGTTCAGCGAGCGGTACACGTTCAGCCGCGGACGCTCCGGCGACCCGCTCAGCCTCTGCCGCATACGGCCATGGATCCGCCGCCTGGTTTTGTCTTTCGAACTATTCGGAATCATCTTCTTAGCCTTTGCTTCGTAGAGTCGATACGCTCCACGATCAAATACGTTTCACGTAAACTTTCACAATTCGGCAAT
Proteins encoded in this region:
- the rpsE gene encoding 30S ribosomal protein S5, with the translated sequence MAIASKKRLDAGSYQLKDQVVAINRVTKVVKGGKNMSFAALVVVGDPSAGVVGYGSGKAKEVPQAIRKGIESAKKRLIKVNLTQSSIPHIVTGRFGSGLVLLKPAPEGTGVIAGGAVRAVMTSAGVQNVLTKSLGSANPHNVIKATFNALNQLRDRKEVASMRGKSVQEL
- the rplR gene encoding 50S ribosomal protein L18, which encodes MIPNSSKDKTRRRIHGRMRQRLSGSPERPRLNVYRSLNHIYAQVIDDQSGQTMVAASTVQGRKKGEKRTGGNLASAKAVGKTIAERAKEKGIKKVVFDRGGYLYHGRIKALADAAREAGLEF